A portion of the Gossypium arboreum isolate Shixiya-1 chromosome 8, ASM2569848v2, whole genome shotgun sequence genome contains these proteins:
- the LOC108469615 gene encoding 5-methyltetrahydropteroyltriglutamate--homocysteine methyltransferase-like translates to MASHIVGYPRMGPKRELKFALESFWDKKSSAEDLQKVAADLRSSIWKQMAAAGIKYIPSNTFSYYDQVLDATSMLGAVPPRYGWNGGEIGFDTYFSMARGNASVPAMEMTKWFDTNYHFIVPELGPDVNFSYASHKAVDEYEEAKALGVDTIPVLIGPVSYLLLSKPAKGVEKTFSLLSLLPKILPIYKEVIAELKAAGASWIQFDEPTLVLDLDSHQLQAFTAAYAELETTLSGLNVLIETYFADLTAEAYKTLTELKGVTAYGLDLVRGTQTIELIKSNFPKGKYLFAGVVDGRNIWANDLASSLSTLQALEAVVGKDKLVVSTSCSLLHTAVDLVNETKLDDEIKSWLAFAAQKVVEVNALAKALAGQKDEAFFTANASAQASRKSSPRVTNEAVQKAAAALKGSDHRRATNVTARLDAQQKKLNLPVLPTTTIGSFPQTLELRRVRREFKANKISEDDYVKAIKEEIKKVVDLQEELDIDVLVHGEPERNDMVEYFGEQLSGFAFTVNGWVQSYGSRCVKPPIIYGDVSRPKPMTVFWSSTAQSMTKRPMKGMLTGPVTILNWSFVRNDQPRFETCYQIALAIKDEVEDLEKAGINVIQIDEAALREGLPLRKSEHAFYQKWAVHSFRITNCGVQDTTQIHTHMCYSNFNDIIHSIIDMDADVITIENSRSDEKLLSVFREGVKYGAGIGPGVYDIHSPRIPSTEEIADRINKMLAVLETNILWVNPDCGLKTRKYAEVKPALSNMVAAAKLLRTQLASAK, encoded by the exons ATGGCCTCTCACATTGTTGGATATCCCCGCATGGGACCTAAGAGAGAGCTTAAATTTGCTTTGGAATCTTTTTGGGACAAGAAGAGCAGTGCCGAGGATTTGCAAAAGGTTGCTGCTGATCTCAGGTCATCCATCTGGAAACAAATGGCTGCTGCTGGGATCAAGTACATCCCGAGCAACACTTTCTCTTATTACGACCAGGTGCTCGATGCAACATCGATGCTTGGAGCTGTTCCACCTAGATATGGCTGGAACGGTGGAGAGATCGGATTTGACACTTACTTCTCAATGGCCAGAGGAAATGCCTCTGTGCCTGCCATGGAAATGACCAAGTGGTTTGACACCAACTA CCACTTCATTGTTCCAGAATTGGGCCCTGATGTTAACTTCTCTTATGCATCTCACAAGGCAGTTGATGAGTACGAGGAAGCTAAGGCG CTCGGAGTTGACACCATCCCCGTCCTTATTGGCCCTGTCTCATACTTGTTGCTGTCTAAACCAGCCAAGGGTGTTGAGAAGACCTTCTCTCTCCTCTCTCTCCTCCCAAAAATTCTCCCCATCTACAA GGAAGTTATTGCTGAGCTTAAGGCTGCTGGTGCCTCATGGATTCAGTTTGATGAACCGACCCTTGTCTTGGATCTCGACTCTCACCAATTGCAAGCTTTTACCGCTGCTTATGCTGAACTAGAAACCACTCTCTCTGGCTTGAATGTTCTGATTGAGACCTACTTTGCTGATCTCACTGCTGAGGCATACAAGACCCTCACTGAATTGAAGGGTGTCACTGCTTATGGTTTGGATTTGGTTCGTGGAACCCAGACCATTGAGTTGATCAAGAGTAACTTCCCTAAGGGCAAGTACCTCTTTGCTGGAGTTGTTGATGGAAGGAACATTTGGGCCAATGATCTTGCTTCTTCACTTAGCACATTGCAGGCTCTTGAAGCTGTTGTGGGCAAAG ACAAGCTTGTGGTGTCCACCTCCTGCTCGCTTCTCCACACTGCTGTTGATCTAGTAAACGAGACCAAGCTAGATGACGAAATCAAATCCTGGCTGGCATTCGCTGCCCAGAAAGTCGTCGAAGTCAATGCACTTGCCAAGGCATTGGCTGGTCAGAAGGATGAG GCCTTCTTCACTGCCAACGCATCTGCTCAGGCTTCAAGGAAGTCCTCCCCGAGAGTGACCAATGAGGCTGTTCAAAAGGCT GCTGCTGCTTTGAAGGGCTCTGACCACCGTCGTGCTACAAATGTTACTGCTAGACTCGATGCCCAGCAGAAGAAGCTTAACCTGCCAGTCCTCCCCACCACAACCATTGGATCCTTCCCTCAAACTTTGGAGCTCAGGAGAGTTCGTCGTGAATTCAAGGCTAACAA GATCTCAGAGGATGATTATGTTAAAGCCATTAAAGAGGAAATTAAGAAAGTTGTTGACCTTCAAGAAGAGCTTGACATTGATGTCCTGGTTCATGGAGAGCCTGAG AGAAATGATATGGTTGAGTACTTTGGTGAGCAATTATCTGGTTTTGCTTTCACTGTTAACGGATGGGTGCAATCTTATGGGTCTCGCTGCGTCAAGCCACCAATCATCTACGGTGATGTTAGCCGCCCCAAACCAATGACTGTTTTCTGGTCATCCACTGCCCAAAGCATGACTAAACGCCCAATGAAGGGAATGCTTACGGGCCCTGTCACCATTCTCAACTGGTCCTTTGTCAGAAATGATCAACCGAG ATTCGAAACTTGCTACCAGATTGCCTTGGCCATCAAGGATGAAGTGGAGGATCTTGAGAAAGCTGGTATCAATGTTATCCAAATCGATGAGGCTGCTTTGAGAGAAGGGTTGCCTCTTAGGAAGTCCGAGCATGCCTTCTACCAAAAATGGGCTGTCCACTCCTTTAGAATCACCAACTGTGGTGTCCAAGACACTACCCAG ATCCACACCCACATGTGCTACTCCAACTTCAATGATATCATCCACTCGATCATTGACATGGATGCCGATGTCATAACCATTGAGAACTCACGTTCAGATGAGAAGCTCCTGTCAGTCTTCCGTGAAGGAGTGAAGTACGGTGCTGGAATTGGACCCGGTGTCTATGACATCCACTCTCCCAGAATACCATCAACCGAAGAGATTGCTGACAGAATTAACAAGATGCTTGCCGTGCTCGAGACCAACATCTTGTGGGTTAACCCTGACTGTGGGCTCAAGACTCGCAAGTACGCTGAGGTGAAACCAGCCCTGAGCAACATGGTTGCTGCTGCCAAGCTGCTCCGCACCCAACTCGCCAGCGCCAAGTGA
- the LOC108468573 gene encoding caffeic acid 3-O-methyltransferase-like encodes MGSSQQNDSSSNHEEEADILQAMHLASIASLPFTLKVVVDLGLLEIIAKAADTPPGTVSIADIVSKLPTNNPNAHSIVDRMLKLLATHSILTCNQITGQDGLTQRSYGLSSVGKYFLQNKDGVSFVPMLRILLEKYVVECWKFLKDVTLEGGFSCKKAFGKHLFELLADDDDMSECFNRLMSIDTTFTMNQVLKNYKGFEGVSQMVDVGGGVGTNLKLIVSKHPQIRGINFDLPQVIKDAIPCPGVEHIAGDMFMEIPKAEVIFLKSVLHDWGDDQCLKLLKVCYDALPKNGKIVSVEAIIPEVPETDIISKTILERDIVLFHILPGAKERTKQEFEALTKQAGFSSLKIVCRAYNHWVMEICKAD; translated from the exons ATGGGTTCTTCACAGCAAAATGATTCTTCATCAAATCATGAAGAAGAAGCTGACATCTTGCAAGCCATGCATTTGGCTTCCATTGCATCACTCCCTTTCACTTTGAAAGTTGTCGTCGATCTTGGCTTGTTAGAGATTATAGCCAAAGCCGCCGACACTCCTCCTGGTACGGTGTCGATTGCTGATATCGTCTCTAAGCTTCCCACCAATAATCCAAACGCCCATTCCATTGTTGATCGAATGCTCAAGCTTTTGGCCACTCACTCCATCTTAACGTGTAATCAAATCACTGGCCAAGATGGGCTGACTCAAAGATCATATGGTCTTTCATCAGTCGGAAAATACTTCCTTCAAAACAAAGATGGAGTCTCCTTTGTTCCTATGTTACGTATCCTCCTCGAAAAATACGTTGTCGAATGCTG GAAATTCTTGAAGGATGTGACGTTGGAGGGAGGATTCTCATGCAAGAAAGCATTTGGGAAACACTTATTTGAACTGCTAGCTGATGATGATGATATGTCAGAATGTTTCAATCGACTAATGTCAATTGACACCACTTTTACAATGAACCAAGTTCTTAAAAATTACAAAGGATTTGAGGGTGTGAGCCAAATGGTCGATGTGGGAGGTGGAGTTGGTACCAACCTTAAACTCATTGTTTCAAAGCATCCACAGATCAGGGGTATTAATTTTGACCTGCCCCAAGTAATTAAAGATGCAATTCCTTGCCCAG GGGTGGAGCACATAGCTGGAGATATGTTTATGGAAATTCCTAAAGCGGAAGTTATTTTCTTGAAG TCGGTGCTTCATGACTGGGGCGATGATCAATGCTTGAAGTTACTCAAAGTTTGTTACGATGCATTGCCTAAAAATGGTAAAATCGTATCGGTGGAAGCCATAATACCAGAAGTACCAGAGACAGACATTATATCGAAAACAATCTTGGAACGAGACATAGTTTTATTTCACATTCTTCCAGGTGCTAAAGAGAGGACCAAACAAGAGTTCGAGGCATTGACCAAACAAGCTGGTTTCTCTTCTTTGAAAATTGTTTGTCGTGCTTATAACCATTGGGTTATGGAAATTTGCAAAGCTGATTGA